DNA from Rubripirellula lacrimiformis:
CCATTTGTTTTGTTTTCGCTCAAGTTGATCTCAAGGCAAAAGGTTATCCGGGGTAGCCCCAAAACGAGGGCGTCGATCAGGGATTGCCGAAACGACGGGCCCCAGAGTGAAGCTCATTCAGGCTTCATCCCTGCCACTCCCTTTTTCGATCGCTACAACCGTTAGAACCCGGCAACCAGACGCCATTTCGATCATCACGACGATTCCGCCTAACACACTCGCGTGCCGAATCATCTTCGCCGCCGCGACGATCTTCTGGTTCGGTCCGATTCCTTGGGGCGAAGTGCTCTTAGCAAGCGGTGGGCGTGGGATTTTAAAGTCGCCGGAAGTTGACGGATCGATGCACTGAATGATCGTTGGACCAGTCCGGAGAGACGGTTGAGATACAGGTTCCCCGAATATTCGATTCAACCGATTTGGGAGAAAGGTCGATGGAACCTATACCGTCGTTTCATGACTCTCACTTCGCCCGGTCGCCGATGTCCGTCCAATCGAATCGAATCTCGACAGATCGCCGTCGTTTTCTTCTTGCTGCCTCGGCCTTGGCCGCTTCGACCATGGGAGCTGGGCCGCTTGGCTTGGAATCCGCTTGTGCGGCCGGTGATGCCGGACGGACGGTCATGTTGCGGCCCACCGGCCGACACGATCTGTATCGGGTGCGCGTCGAACTGGAAGTCGAAGGCAACGTCAACGTGCCTAAAAATCCGTTGGTGTCACGCAAGAGTGACATGCAGTTGCCGATCACCAGCACGGCGACGATGGATTACGAAGAACGTGTGTTGGGCGAAGACCCATCGTTGGTGGGTGCGGGGCGGATTCGCGCAGCCCAACGCTACTATCACGTTGCCAAAAGTGAAAGAACTCTGAATCGAACACAGAAAGACAGCCAGCTGCGTGATTCGGTTCGCGAAACGGTGGTTCGCCGGGATGTCATGCCCGAAGTGGTCTATGCGGTCGACGACTACTTTGACCGCGACGAACTGGAATTACTGCGGCTGCCAGCGTCCAGTCTGGGCATGGACGATCTATTGCCAACCACCGCGGTCTCGACGGGGTCGAAGTATTCGCCATCGTCGGACGCCATGTTGTCGGTATTGGGTTTGTCGTCGGTGGACGCGACCGAAGTGGTCGGCGAAGTCGTCGAGATCACGCCCGATCAGGCCAAGATCCAGTTCACTGGCAATGTGCATGGTTCGGTCGAAGGTGTACCGACCATGATCCGCACCGTCGGCAAACTGACCTTCGATCGGAAATTGGGAGCCAGCACTTGGTTGGCGATGGCCGTCCACGAGACTCGGGAGATCGGCAAGGCCGAGCCTGGGTTCGATGTATCGGCGACCATCAAAATGCTTCGCAAACCGCTGGACAAGCCGATCGCGCTGGCGGCCAAGGCGACCACTTCCGTCGCCAATGGCCCGATTCCCGAAGAACGTTTGTACGTGGATCTGAAGAGCAACGAATTGGGCCTGGGCGTCCTGATGGATCGCCGTTGGCGGATGATGACGGACGTTCCTGGGGCCGCGATGATGCGGATGATCGAAGACGATCGCAGCATCGCCCAGTGCGATTTCCGGCCCTTGGCGTCGCTGCCCGCCGGAACGCAGTGGACCTTGGAAGCGTTTCAGGAAGACATTCGAAAGACGTTGGGCGAACAGTTGGCCGATCTGGTTTCCGCCGAAGAACGGGCCAGCGAGACGGGCCTGCGAGTATTGCGGGTGACCGCGACCGGAGCCGTCGAAGGGGTCCCGATCCAGTGGATGTTGATGCATTTGTCGGACGATTCGGGCCGCCGAGTGTTGGCGACGTTCACGATGGAGGCCAAAAATTCGGCGACGTTTGCCGGTTCGGATCACCAGTTGGGGGCCTCGCTTCGGCTGCTGGAACGGCGTTCACCGAAGCCCGAAGCGGTGACGAAAAGCACGGCGGCCGACCGACCTACGCGAATTGCCCGGGCAAATCAGCGCGATTCCAATCAGGTCGAAGTACAATCAGCGAGTGACTTGAAATAAACACGGCTCGCCCGTTTCGGCTGGCGGTGGCTATTTGGCTTTCCCAACGGCCGTTTTCGGTAATTGAATTCGACGGTATCAAATGATGTTTCTTGGACGATTCGCCCTATTCGTTGTGATCTCAACGCTAGTGACGCATGGACTGACACCATTGGTGCTAGCCCAGGATGTTACGAAGAAAGATCCGTCGACGACCGAGGAAAGTCGCTTTGCGCCCGGCGTGTTGCGGGTCATTCCGCCGGCTCCGGAGCCCGAGGAGACGTTTGACGGGCCACAGACGCTGCAGTCCTTGCTGGACAGCCATCCCGAGATCCAGTTTGGCGGTGAATCGCACCCCAACAACGAACCGCACTTTGACCCGCGCAGCCGAACCTTGGTCGAAATGGCCAAGCAAGTCATCCTGCGTCGCGAGATCTATGCTTTCGAATTCGCTTTCAAGCCACTTCGCCAGATCTATCTGGATGTGCCTCGGCCGGACGGCCGGATGCAGCGAAAATTGGTCTGGTACATGGTTTATCGTGTCCGCTATCGAGGCGGCGATTTGCGGCCCGCTGCTGACACCGTGGGCGGTGTGCCGATCTACAAACGGGTCGAAGAGATTCACTATGATTCGCGGCGATTCTTTCCCATGTTGACGCTGCGTGACCAGGTCAGTGGCAAGAAGTACGTTGACCAGATTCTGCCCACCGCCGTCGATAAGATCAAAATTCGCGAACAGATCACCGCACCTTTGTACAACTCGGTCGAGATTTCGCGAGTGAAGGTTCCCTTCGTCGGCGACGATGCGGGCGACGGAATTTGGGGCGTCGCGACTTGGGAAGATGTCGATCCCAACCTGGACTTTGTGTCAGTCGAAGTCTTCGGTCTTACCAATGCGTTCCAGCAGGACGGCGAGGGTGCCGAGGCTCCTTATCGCCGCAAAGCCCTGCAATTGAACTTCTATCGTCCCGGGGACACGATGAACCAAATCGATGACAAGATCATCTTTGGTGTGCCAGCCTATGCGGACGAACAGCAACAGAAGTACATCCTGGACCAGTACGGTTTGGACGAACGGTTGGATTATCGCTGGGTCTTCCGATAGGTCGACCAGGCGGGAGACCACGCGGTTTGCAAGCTATGTTTGACGCTGCCCATGGCATGGTCGCACCTGAAATCCTCGGGTTGCACACCCCAGGTGGCGGTCGGCAATCGCAGGTTCGTCGCTGGCATCAGGAAGGGACGGCTACGAATTCGCGTCCCGTGTGGCTATGATGAAATGATGAAATGGCAACGGTTGGCCTTCTAAGGTCGGCCGTTTTCCCTTTGCCAATCATGCATTTCCCCCATCACCTGTCTTTCCATCAGGCCATCGCCAGTATGTTCGTCGATCGAGTCCAAATTGAGTTCCAGGCGGGCAAAGGCGGCGACGGCTGTTCCAGCATGCGTCGCGAAAAGTACGTCCCTCGCGGCGGCCCCGATGGTGGGGATGGCGGCAATGGTGCCAGCATCATTTTAGAAGCCCGCTTGGGCGTCAACAGCCTCGCAGCACTGTCGAATCGTCAGTTCATCCGCGGCAAGAACGGGGGTCCCGGCCAAGGGTCGATGTGTTACGGACGGGGGGCCAAAGACGCGACCTATTATGTTCCACCCGGAACCGCGGTGATCGATGCTGCCGGCGGGTTTGTGATCAAAGACCTGAAGGAACCCGGGGATTCGTTTGTCGTCGCTAGAGGCGGCAAGGGTGGACGCGGCAACGCACACTACAAAACAGCGACCGACCGAGCGCCGCGACAATGCGATGCCGGCGATGCGGGCGAAATTCGGAAAGTCATCTTAGAGCTTCGGTCGATTGCGGACGTCGGTTTGGTCGGCATGCCCAACGCAGGCAAAAGCACTTTGCTAAGCCGAGTCAGCAGTGCTCGCCCTGAAATTGCGGACTATCCCTTCACGACCAAGCATCCCAATTTGGGGATCGTTGATGTGGGCGAACGATCGTTCGTGCTAGCCGACATTCCCGGATTGATTGAAGGGGCCAGCGAAGGCATCGGGTTGGGGCACGAGTTTCTGCGCCACGTGGAACGGGCTGGATTGCTGGTCCACTTGGTCGAACCGTTTCCGATGGATGGAACGGACCCGATCGAAAACTATCAAGCGATTCGAGCCGAACTAGCCGAATATGATGCGTCGTTGGCCGAGCGTGATGAGATCGTCGTTGTCACCAAAAGTGAACTCGATGGCGCCGGCGAAGTTCGGGACGCGCTACATCAAGCCTCGGGCAACGAAGTCTTTTTAATCAGTGCGGTTGTGGGATCGGGCGTGACCGAATTGGTCGCCGAGATTCTAAGCCGGGTCGAAAAGCGTCGCACCGCGATGATCGCTGCTGGCGAAGAAGTCACGCTGCTGCGCGAATCCGACGTGCAACCGGTCACCGAAGGTCGCCCCCGACGTGTGCCGCCACACTTGGCCGGACCGACGTCCGAGATGGATCACGAACACCAAGCCAAGGACATCGATCTGTGAGGTTGACCGCTTGTACCGTCGCGGTTGACGTTGGGAATACCGCGGTCAAGCTGGCTGTCCGGCAGGGTGATTCGATTATCGACCACTGGATCGCGATCAGTTGTTCGGATTGGCATCAGCGCACCGTCGAATGGGTGCGCGACCGACTGGGGTGCAAAGACACGCACTGGCGAATCGGTAGCGTTCACCGCGGCGCGGCCCAGCGGTTGATGGAAACCGTCGACCGGACCGCACCGGATGCGAAGATTGATCTGGTGACCTTTCGTGACGTGCCGATGGAAGTCGCCGTGGATTCTCCCGAGCGTTTGGGGATCGACCGTCTGCTAGGCGCCTACGCGGCCTACCAGACCTGGGGACGATCCGCCGCAGCACCGATGGTGGTGGTCGATGCGGGATCCGCCGTGACCGTGGACTGGGTCGATGCCAAGGGTTGTTTCTGTGGCGGAGCGATTCTGCCAGGGTTGAGCTTGCAGTCGCGGGCTCTGGCCACGGGAACCGATGCGCTGCCAGATATCCAGTGGTCCGATCGGGCTCTGCAAGGCGACGTGCCGCTGCCGGCCAAGAATACAGCCGATGCGATCTATGCAGGTGTCCTGATCGGCGTCGCCTCGGCAATCGACGGGCTGACACGGCGATACATCGATGCTGCGGCGGGCCATTGGATGGCGACGGCCTCCAGCAAGATGGCCCCCGGCAAAATGGGTGCCAGCGCGATGGATGCAGTCGGCGGCAAAGAGGTAGCGGAATCGGTTCCGCAGCCGGACGCCGGATCGGTGCTATTGGTCCTGACCGGCGGCGACTCGGCCACGCTGTCGCCTTATGTACAATATCGTCATCACCAAAAATCAAATCTTGTTTGTCGCGGTCTATTAAACTTACCCCATCTGTAGTTCCATGGCGGCCCAAAAACTATCGGATCTGTTGCCCATCCAAGAATCGGCGTCATCGCCGCACGCCTATCAGGTCTTTGGGTTGACCGCTGGCGAGCAGGACCCAGGCAAGATCAATGCAGCGGTGCAAGCAACGGTGGCTCGCTTGCGGGGAATCAAAGCAGCGACCGATCCGACCCTGTGGAAACGGGCGGCCGGATTGGTCCAGGCGGCTCGCGTCACGCTGGCGGACCCCGCAAAAAAAGCGGAACTGGACGCCCGCTTCGGAATCATTCCGGTGGATCCGCAGCCTTCCCCTACGCAGCCTTCCCCGACGCAGCCGGCAAGTGTGCAGCCAGTACCCGCGCAGCCGGACAGCCGTCAGCCGAAGTCGTCGCCGAGCCCCAAGTCCGATCCGTTGGCCGGCATGCTGCCGCCGGTCAATCCGATGGCTCCCGTGATGCCAGCGGCCAGTCCGTCGCCATCGGCTCCCCACCCATTTCCGATCCCGGGCGGTGCTCAGACGCCCAATCCGTTGGGCGGGGTTCCATCGTCCGCTCCGGTGCACCCATCGGGTTTCGGAGATGTCGGGGGGCCATCACCATCGCAGATGCCCGTTTCGCCGGTGGTTGCGACACAGGGCTCGCCCCGCCCGGTCATCCGCAGAGCCAAGGTGGTCAAAACCCGTCGCAGTTCGTTGATTGGCAACTTGGTGATGGCAACGGTTCTGTTGGGCATGATCACGTTGATTGGTTCGTTGGCTTACTTCCTGTTTTGGGGGCCGGGAACTTTGGCGATCAGTAGCCAAGGTGGGGCGCTGACGATATCGACCCAGCCCCAAGGTGCGGCAAGCAGTTCGGGCGTTTCGACTCCGCGACCGATCGATGATGGACAGCGCCGATCGGCCAAGCTGCCACGACGTTTCGACCCGGTGATGGGCGGGATGCGAGACGATGTCCCGACAACATCGAATGCGACCAGTGTTCCACCGCCGGATCTGATGCTGGATCAACCGATCATGGTCGGGGGCAATGCGGCGATGACACCCGCGACACCGCCTCCACCGGCGATGATGGGAACACCCACTGCCGATGATGCAATGGCAACTGTGGAAACGGGGTTGGGCGAACCCGTCAATGGCGAGCCGTCCATGCAGATGCCCATGGACAACACGGCGATGTCGCCGCCACCCATCGAAACCAGCGACGCCGACGTCGCAACGGCTGACGCCGCGATCGAAAAAGTCGGTGAAGTCATTCGCTCGCATCAATGGGATCAGATGAAATCAGTGGCCGAGGCGACGTTGTCTCTGCCGATGAACGCGGACCAGAAATTGCTCGCCGAAGGCCTGTATCAGCTGGCCGATTTAGCATCCTATTACCAAGGCGGGATCCAGCGAGGCGTTGCGGATCTGCAAGTCGGAAACGACTTCGAAGTGCGTGATGACTTTCGCGTGGTGATTGTCGAGAAGGGCGATGATTTTTTGGTGGTGCGATACAACGCTAAGAATCGCACCTTCAAGTTCGACGAGTTTCCGTTTCCGCTGGCGGCCAAGTTAGCGGCGTTTTCGATCGCCGAAGGCCCGACACGCCAGGCGGCGATGGTGATCTATCAAACCATCGCGCCGATCTCAAACGAAGGTTATCGTGACGAAGCCATCGAAGTGCTGGGACGCTTGGACGGGCAGGTCGAAGACGCCGATACCAAGTTGATGCAGGACGCGATTCGGTATCTGTACCCGGGCGCTTAGCAACGAGCGATCAATCCGTGTCGCGATAAAAGTCATCTGGCCCCCGCCTCGCAGCGGTTTGCGGGGGGAGAGAGTTAGAGAGAGAGGGGGAAGAAAGAAACGACACTTTTTGATCGCTCGTTGCTTAAAGCATGCGTGTTTGAATCGTTGATCCGGAATCTACCTCGACGGGTTGCCGGATTCCGGCGGTGCGGGATTGGTGCCAGAGCGGTGCGGCTTTAGAATGACGCCCATGTCCAATCCAAGGCTGACCGAAATCCTGCTCGACCTGATCCGTTTTCCCACGGTCAGCGCATTGAGCAATGCAGATATTTCGGATCGGGTCGCCGAACTACTGACCGATCGTGGGTTCACGGTCGAAGTGACCAGCTATGACGATGCGGCTGGTGTTCGCAAAGTCAACTTGGTCGCCAAACGAGATCCCAAGCGGCCCGGCGGTGGTCCTCATTCCTCGTCGATCAAACCGGCCAGCGGCGGGCTCGCCTACTTTTGTCACACCGATGTGGTGCCAGCGGTGGCGTGGACGGGACCCGGGGGAGATCCGTTTGCGGGGGTTGTCGCCGAAGACCGAATTTTCGGTCGTGGTGCGTGCGATATGAAAGGGTCCCTGGTCAGCATGTTGGGGGCGATCGACGAGGTCGATGTCCACCAACAAACCGCTCCGATTTGGGTGGTCTGCACGGCCGACGAAGAAGTCGGATTCGAGGGCGCGGCGTACTTGGTCAAGCATTCCCAGGCCTATCGCGAGATCGTCGCTGCCCAACCGCTGGCGATCATAGGTGAACCGACTCGATTGCGAGTCGTCCACGCTCATAAAGGAATCTTGGGACTTTCGATTCTTAGCCAGGGCAGGGCGGCGCACAGCAGCACTGATGGCGGCATCAATGCCAACGAAGCGATCGTTCCTGTGTTGGCAACGCTGCTGGAGATTGCCCAACAGACTCGGGCAGACGCGTCGCTGCATGACGAACGTTTTGATCCACCCCATTTGTCGTGGAACTTTGGCGTCAGCGATGGGTGTACCGCCGTCAACATCACCCCGGGGCGATCCACCGCTTGGTGCAGTCTGCGGCCGATGCCCCGAATCGATGGCGAAGCCTTGATCAAGCGAGTCGTGGACCAGGCCGAGGCAAATGGATTGTCGGTTCGTCGGATGCGTGGGGGACGTCCGGTTTGGATCGACCCGCAATCGCCCTGTATCGTTGACATGTGCCGCTTGGCGGGTGGGCCGCCCATCACGGTGTGTTATGGGACCGACGGCGGTGAGTTTTTTGAACTCAATCAACGCGTGGTCTTGGGCCCCGGAGATATCGCTCAGGCGCACACGACGGACGAGTACATTTTGTTGGAACAGTTCAACCGTGGTCCCGTGTTGTACGCCGAGGCGATTCGTCACTGGTGCACCGGTTAGCCAGCGTGTGAATCGGATACTCTGGGTGAATTCTCCAGCAGCCGATCCGGCTATTGCGTCGACTCAATTTCGACGTCGGATGTGGGGCGTGCCACGCACATCAGTACTTCGCCGGCGTCCACGTCATGTTCCGGTGGTTGATCATAGGCGACCGTCCCCCGTTTCAGCCTGCAGACACAGGCACCGCAGGATCCGCTGCGACACGAGGATTCGATTTCGACGCCGGCGTCTTCGGCTAGATCCAGCAATGATTCTTCGCTGCCCGTCCAGGTCACGGCCTGGTCGGATTCGGCAAAGCGAACTTGAAACCGTTCGGTCGACTTGCCGGCTGCGTCGTCTTGCGAACCGGCGGCGATGGCTCCGACGCCTTTGGACTTCCCGCCAAACGATTCGTAGTGCACATGGTCTTCGGGCACGCCCGCGGTCACCAGTCCTGCGGCGATCGATGCCATGAACTGGTCCGGTCCACAGATCATGCACTCGCCGTTGGTCTGGCCCACCTGTGTCAGGATGTGATTGGCATCGATGCGCCCGATTGAATCGTCGGCTTGGGTGGGTTCCTCGGCTGGGTTGCTAAAGAAGACATGCAGGTTCAGCGGCAGCGTCCGACTGCATCGTGCAACCACGCTTCGCAGCGATTCCAAGAAAGGTGCGTTGGCCGGTGTTCTGAGTTGATAGAAAAGATGCACCGGGCGTTGAGGCGACGTTTCTAGGTTTTCCAACAACATCGACAGCATCGGAGTGATGCCGATGCCAGCGGCGATCAGGACCAAAGGGTCGCCGTCATGTTGCGGGTTGCAATGGAACCCACCGCGCGGAGCTTGGACCCAAATGGTGTCGCCCACCGCGGCGGTGTCATGCAGCAGGTTGCTGACCTTGCCGCCGGGAACCCGTTTGACGGTGATTCGGTAATGAGGTTCTTCGGGGCCGCCCGACAGGCTGTAGCATCTAGAAACTCGTTTCCCGGTTGCCGGGTCGGTGATGGCGACCAGAATCGACTGGCCCGCGCGAAAGCGAGGCAGCGGTTGACCGTCGGAATCTGGAATGGCCGTGAAGCGGAATGAACGGCAATCCGGTGACTCGTCCACGATCGCATCGATTCGAAGCAGTCGCCATCCTTTCCAGGTTCCGTCTTCCAAGCCAGCGTCGGGGATACGGGCCGGAGGCGGTGCGGTATCGACCCGGTTGGCATCCGCAGGGGGTTGTCGCCGCAGGGCTGTGGACGAATCCGAAGCGAATGTGAGGTCCTTGCGGTGCCACATCCGCTCTTCGCGTCGCGACATGAACTCAGCAACCAGTTGGTAGATCAGGAACAGGCCGAACAACCCCAGCATCAGATGCCCGAGTGCCAATTGTCCCAGCACCAGTTGTCCCAGCACCAGTTGTCCCAGCATGGGGTGCCCCGGTAGCGGTGTCTCGAACAGGTTTGGTCCAAGCGTAGAAAGGGATGCAAGATGCATGGAATCGAATTGTCGGCGGTATCGTTTGCGCGGCTGTGTGTCGGCCAGTGTTCTGCGCATGAACCGGTGCCTGCCTGTCATGGCAGGCGGTGATCCAGCGAATGACTCTTCCAAAACTAGCTTATGAACCGGGGGTGATTTGCCAGAAACGTTGCGGGAACCCAAGGAAGAAATCCGCGACACTTTTTTCAGATTCTTTCCGCACGCTGTGTATTTCCGACGTAGCGTTTAGATACGGACGTCTGTCCGGGCGGCGATGGTGTGCTGGACGCATCTTGCCGCAGCAACGCGAGAGGGGGCATAGCACCGGGGGATACGCACGGGTGATTTGCGCAAGGGGGGGCAGAGGGGTAGGAATAATGCAGCGGGGGGAAACCGATGCCTAGATTTCGTTCATTTCAGCCGGTCAGTCGGCTGAGGTGAGTCCCACTTATAAGTGTGTATTGTCATGATCGATTCACTCGGGCCGACCAACGGGCCCAACGCAATTCGAGTCGCACCGCCGCCAAGTACTGCGGACGTCCAGTACACGTCCCAAAGCACTCAGACGCAGGCCAGCGATGACCGCAAGGCGGATGCCAGTCCGTGGGGGCGTGCAACCTTGCCGGACGCGCCGCGTCAACAGCGTTCCAGCATCACTGCGGTTGAACTGGTCAACAAAGCGGTGGAACTGCAGCAGCAGTTAGCCGCCGGTTACCTGGACATGATGATGTAGCCGATGTCCCGGTACCCGTTGCCCATGTTCAAGCCGCAATCACGGTCATCAGCCGGCGTCGTTCGGATTCTGGCGACCCGATTCTGGCGACCCCCATCGTGACGGGTTACCGGGATTTGCCTTGCCGGCGGGGGGGAGGATTTGGTACCCGACGGGGCACCATCTTGTAGTCCTTTCCTAGAAAGAGTGCCAACGTGATTGATACGACGCCATTTACACCAGGGGAGCGAGTTCTGTACGACGCTCTGTTTGGTGCCAGTCGGTTCGAGCTGAAAATCACATTCTGGGATCTGCCCGCCCCGTCCATCGCTGATGTGGCTGGCGAATACGATGCGCTGCTGCTGAACCAGGGTCATTGGATCGAATCGCGTTTGATCCGAGCGGCCTTTGGGTCACGAGGTCCCTGGTTCGGGAAAGCGTTCCGGCCGATCAATGATTTCGTCGGCGAAGGGTACAACTGTTTTGGGACCCATGACGCGCCGATTCAAGACCTGATGATGGATACCTACATCGACCATTCTCATCTGGTGACCGGTCCGTCTTTCATTCTGGATTACCGACAACGCAATCAGGGGATGATTCGCCACTTGGTTGGCGAGCTGCGTGTGCTGTCTCCGTCGATCTTGTTGGGGATGGGGACGTTCGGCCCACGGGGTCGACGACAACGCCGGTTGCGACGTGTGATCCCGTTTGCCCTGATCCAATCCGGCCGCCCCTATTGCATCGGCGATTCAACGACAGCGCTGGCGACCGATGCGTCCACCCCACAGGCCGCCTGATCGAATCGGTTGCAGCTAGACGTCCACGATCGGGACGTCACGATCCGCCATCGGTGGGCCGATCATTCGCTGGACGTTGGCATGCCCAGTTGCCGCATTTTGCGATACAGGTTGGATCGGTGCAGCCCCAGTCGGCCTGCGGCGTCCGTCATGTTCCCACCGCTGGTCTTGATCGCTGACTCGATATGGTCGACTTGGAAGATGCGGGTCGCTTCGTTTAATTCGATCGGCATTTCGGCGGCCGGTCCTCCCTTCAAGCGTTGGGCCACCGCTCCGTTGATCATCAAATCATCGGGATGAATGACGTCTTCGCTGGTCAGGTAGCAAACCCGTTCGATCGTGTTTCGCAGTTCGCGGATATTGCCTGGCCATGAATGCGACAGCAGCGCCGACTCGGCTGCCGGGCTCCACTGGGGAACTTGGCGTCCAATCTGATAGCAGAACTGTTTCAAGAAGTGGTTGGCCACCATCAATACATCGTCACCCCGATCGGCCAACGGTGGCAGGGTCAGCGAAACCACGTTCAGGCGAAAGAACAGGTCTTCGCGAAAGCGTCGCGCGGCGATCAATTCTTCTAGCGGTTGGTTGGTGGCCGCGATCACGCGAACGTCCACGGGGATCGGTTGCGACCCACCGACACGGACGACGACTTTCTCTTCCAGCACCCTCAACAGTTTGGCTTGTCCGCCGGGGCTCATGTCACCCACTTCGTCCAAGAACAGCGTCCCGCCGCTGGCCAGTTCGAACTTTCCGATATGAGTTTGGTTGGCGTCGGTGAAGGCACCTTTTTCGTGACCAAACAACTCGCTTTCCAGCAACGTTTCGACGAGCGCCGCGCAGTTGAC
Protein-coding regions in this window:
- the obgE gene encoding GTPase ObgE — encoded protein: MFVDRVQIEFQAGKGGDGCSSMRREKYVPRGGPDGGDGGNGASIILEARLGVNSLAALSNRQFIRGKNGGPGQGSMCYGRGAKDATYYVPPGTAVIDAAGGFVIKDLKEPGDSFVVARGGKGGRGNAHYKTATDRAPRQCDAGDAGEIRKVILELRSIADVGLVGMPNAGKSTLLSRVSSARPEIADYPFTTKHPNLGIVDVGERSFVLADIPGLIEGASEGIGLGHEFLRHVERAGLLVHLVEPFPMDGTDPIENYQAIRAELAEYDASLAERDEIVVVTKSELDGAGEVRDALHQASGNEVFLISAVVGSGVTELVAEILSRVEKRRTAMIAAGEEVTLLRESDVQPVTEGRPRRVPPHLAGPTSEMDHEHQAKDIDL
- a CDS encoding 2Fe-2S iron-sulfur cluster-binding protein, which encodes MHLASLSTLGPNLFETPLPGHPMLGQLVLGQLVLGQLALGHLMLGLFGLFLIYQLVAEFMSRREERMWHRKDLTFASDSSTALRRQPPADANRVDTAPPPARIPDAGLEDGTWKGWRLLRIDAIVDESPDCRSFRFTAIPDSDGQPLPRFRAGQSILVAITDPATGKRVSRCYSLSGGPEEPHYRITVKRVPGGKVSNLLHDTAAVGDTIWVQAPRGGFHCNPQHDGDPLVLIAAGIGITPMLSMLLENLETSPQRPVHLFYQLRTPANAPFLESLRSVVARCSRTLPLNLHVFFSNPAEEPTQADDSIGRIDANHILTQVGQTNGECMICGPDQFMASIAAGLVTAGVPEDHVHYESFGGKSKGVGAIAAGSQDDAAGKSTERFQVRFAESDQAVTWTGSEESLLDLAEDAGVEIESSCRSGSCGACVCRLKRGTVAYDQPPEHDVDAGEVLMCVARPTSDVEIESTQ
- a CDS encoding M20/M25/M40 family metallo-hydrolase; its protein translation is MSNPRLTEILLDLIRFPTVSALSNADISDRVAELLTDRGFTVEVTSYDDAAGVRKVNLVAKRDPKRPGGGPHSSSIKPASGGLAYFCHTDVVPAVAWTGPGGDPFAGVVAEDRIFGRGACDMKGSLVSMLGAIDEVDVHQQTAPIWVVCTADEEVGFEGAAYLVKHSQAYREIVAAQPLAIIGEPTRLRVVHAHKGILGLSILSQGRAAHSSTDGGINANEAIVPVLATLLEIAQQTRADASLHDERFDPPHLSWNFGVSDGCTAVNITPGRSTAWCSLRPMPRIDGEALIKRVVDQAEANGLSVRRMRGGRPVWIDPQSPCIVDMCRLAGGPPITVCYGTDGGEFFELNQRVVLGPGDIAQAHTTDEYILLEQFNRGPVLYAEAIRHWCTG
- a CDS encoding type III pantothenate kinase, producing MTACTVAVDVGNTAVKLAVRQGDSIIDHWIAISCSDWHQRTVEWVRDRLGCKDTHWRIGSVHRGAAQRLMETVDRTAPDAKIDLVTFRDVPMEVAVDSPERLGIDRLLGAYAAYQTWGRSAAAPMVVVDAGSAVTVDWVDAKGCFCGGAILPGLSLQSRALATGTDALPDIQWSDRALQGDVPLPAKNTADAIYAGVLIGVASAIDGLTRRYIDAAAGHWMATASSKMAPGKMGASAMDAVGGKEVAESVPQPDAGSVLLVLTGGDSATLSPYVQYRHHQKSNLVCRGLLNLPHL